A genomic region of Arachis hypogaea cultivar Tifrunner chromosome 5, arahy.Tifrunner.gnm2.J5K5, whole genome shotgun sequence contains the following coding sequences:
- the LOC112801053 gene encoding uncharacterized protein — MSLSLTISLFLFFLQNSYANAALPIISVNNTTCQTTCGTIPVKYPFGTGYGCGHPAFSSFISCNHGTLLFSTRTGTYTISSIDYPSNTIMVNDPFMSNCSSMQNSGSFGIDSGSPFSLGKENIFVLLGCSTTSPVFDPKEDLCDTGSGTRVCRGLYSCKGVNGIGLPQHAPINTCCVYDYEANAGLGLDLPKLQCSSYASVYEFVDQGDPMKWKFGISLVYNYSYDTDDCRNCEDSGGLCGFQSLDKSFACICRNGVNTTTNCFARGYAWSGTTALKVQTMLAIGGLLLSLMLSPFW, encoded by the exons ATGTCACTTTCTCTAAccatttctctctttcttttcttccttcaaAATTCCTATGCTAATGCTGCCTTACCAATAATCTCTGTCAACAACACCACATGTCAAACCACATGTGGCACAATACCAGTCAAATACCCCTTTGGAACTGGTTATGGTTGTGGCCACCCTGCATTTTCAAGCTTCATAAGCTGCAACCATGGAACCCTTTTGTTCTCAACTAGGACTGGCACCTACACCATTTCCTCCATAGACTACCCTAGTAACACCATCATGGTCAATGACCCTTTTATGTCAAACTGTTCCTCAATGCAAAACTCTGGTAGCTTTGGCATTGATAGTGGAAGCCCTTTTAGCCTTGGCAAAGAGAACATCTTTGTTCTCCTTGGTTGCTCCACAACTTCTCCAGTTTTTGACCCAAAGGAAGATTTGTGCGACACAGGCTCAGGTACAAGAGTTTGTAGAGGGTTGTATTCTTGTAAAGGAGTGAATGGCATTGGTTTGCCACAACATGCACCAATCAACACTTGTTGTGTCTATGATTATGAGGCCAATGCAGGTTTAGGTTTGGATCTTCCTAAGCTTCAATGCTCCTCTTATGCCTCAGTGTATGAGTTTGTGGATCAAGGAGACCCTATGAAATGGAAGTTTGGGATATCATTGGTGTATAATTATTCCTATGACACTGATGATTGTAGGAACTGTGAAGACAGTGGAGGGTTGTGTGGGTTTCAAAGTTTGGACAAGTCTTTTGCTTGTATTTGCAGGAATGGTGTCAACACTAccactaattgttttgcaagag gATATGCTTGGAGTGGAACAACAGCATTGAAGGTTCAAACCATGTTGGCTATTGGAG GACTCTTGCTATCTTTGATGTTGTCACCCTTCTGGTGA
- the LOC112801054 gene encoding transcription initiation factor IIA subunit 2, producing the protein MATFELYRRSTIGMCLTETLDEMVQNGTLSPELAIQVLVQFDKSMAEALETQVKSKVSIKGHLHTYRFCDNVWTFMLQDAVIKIDDCQENVGRVKIVACDSKLLTQ; encoded by the exons ATGGCGACGTTCGAGTTGTACCGTAGATCAACAATAGGAATGTGCCTGACGGAGACTTTGGACGAGATGGTTCAAAACGGAACCCTTAGCCCAGAGCTGGCTATTCAGGTTCTTGTTCAGTTTGATAAG TCCATGGCTGAAGCATTGGAAACGCAAGTTAAGAGCAAGGTCTCCATTAAG GGACATCTCCACACATACAGATTTTGTGACAACGTTTGGACCTTCATGTTACAAGATGCAGTGATTAAGATTGATGACTGTCAAGAGAATGTTGGAAGAGTTAAAATTGTGGCATGTGATTCAAAGTTACTCACACAATAA
- the LOC112801055 gene encoding uncharacterized protein, giving the protein MNIVLKRGLRSLSTTKSTAEPSFVLSRSSLCFLSFKPSSNSVVPSAAAKIADSDDDDESGDDVTRSRGSSSSIVEPPVTPTLLQPRVVVYDGVCHLCHGGVKWVIRADKDKKIKFCCVQSEAAEPYLRACGLEREDVLRRFLFVEYLNAYSQGSTAALRVLSYLPLPYSALSGLWVIPTPIRDAAYDYVAKKRYEWFGKAEDCLVLQEKELLERFIDREEMMGRDQHL; this is encoded by the exons ATGAACATTGTCCTTAAACGAGGGCTCCGAAGCTTATCAACTACTAAAAGCACTGCTGAACCTTCCTTCGTACTCTCACGTTCCTCACTTTGCTTTCTATCTTTCAAACCCTCCTCCAACTCCGTCGTCCCCAGCGCGGCAGCCAAGATCGCCGACTCTGACGATGACGATGAATCCGGAGATGATGTCACTCGTTCGCGCGGCTCTTCATCTTCCATTGTCGAACCACCTGTCACCCCAACCCTCCTTCAGCCGAGAGTCGTGGTTTACGACGGAGTTTGCCATCTCTGTCACGGAG GAGTGAAATGGGTAATCAGGGCAGACAAGGACAAAAAGATAAAATTCTGTTGTGTTCAGTCTGAAGCCGCGGAGCCCTATTTGAGAGCATGTGGTCTTGAAAGAGAGGATGTACTCCGCCGCTTTTTATTTGTTGAATACCTCAACGCATATTCTCAGGGATCTACTG CTGCATTGAGAGTACTATCATACTTGCCTCTACCTTACTCTGCTTTGAGCGGACTCTGGGTGATTCCAACTCCAATCAGGGATGCGGCCTATGATTATGTGGCGAAAAAGCGGTATGAATGGTTTGGGAAGGCTGAAGATTGTTTGGTTTTGCAAGAGAAAGAGCTGCTTGAGCGTTTCATAGATAGGGAAGAAATGATGGGCCGGGATCAACACTTGTAG
- the LOC112801056 gene encoding uncharacterized protein produces the protein MLRSALLSAPYNFLPVRVRTGTCHSFALARASQAISSPLFSRFGLHFHRFRQPRVILRAARRSPVTSSRRRRRRGTKTNDDKFDYYDDDEDFEDDDVVLGVDNEYYDDDDVEDEDEDEESGDEEGMMPFEKMRKWLKHKPRGFGEGKVYDTSVEDKLLDEMRQSREAQAANLKKLKSGVVNFKNSEKKKKDAQVVPIGGRVRLVNLPKKKNIHRDLKSAFEGIPGIVNIVPAVIGNKKTRDPICKGFAFVDFKCEVDAVRFIELYSGQSIAFGKIQKPIKCEFVNAHSSSPVSLKSSANLNTTPLLMVSGVEEDSNEVSNVKDSALSSWDGTTSDDSDEADNQIYREGEEESSGEEPDSATVFKGDYDESEEDEEEGSVGDQVAATAFMTDYDDSVEEEEEEEEEEEEEEGYVEDLHAATAFMADSDDSVEEEDEEGSIEDQDAATAFIDDDDDDSVEMQINSEIGSLFLEQIDRNPTAEPNSSADVGQESAQKKKRAKKRKGKKVPKLDVPGSAKRLKIKEKAVLSDVFAKYGSKAAVAASKES, from the exons ATGCTCCGTTCAGCTTTGCTTTCGGCCCCCTACAATTTTTTGCCGGTTCGAGTGAGAACCGGCACGTGCCATTCCTTCGCTCTCGCACGTGCCTCTCAGGCTATCAGCTCCCCACTCTTTTCGCGCTTCGGTCTCCACTTTCATCGGTTCCGACAACCCCGTGTGATTTTACGCGCCGCGCGTCGTTCCCCTGTCACATCTTCGAGGAGGCGACGGCGTCGTGGCACGAAAACGAACGACGATAAATTCGATTACTACGACGACGACGAAGACTTTGAGGACGATGATGTAGTTTTGGGCGTCGATAATGAGTACTACGACGACGATGATGTTGAAGATGAAGACGAAGATGAAGAAAGTGGTGATGAAGAGGGAATGATGCCGTTTGAGAAGATGAGGAAGTGGTTGAAGCACAAACCCAGAGGGTTCGGTGAGGGGAAAGTGTATGATACTTCCGTTGAGGACAAGCTGCTCGACGAAATGCGTCAGAGCAGAGAAGCACAAGCTGCTAACTTGAAGAAGCTCAAAAGCGGTGTCGTTAACTTCAAAAAcagtgaaaaaaagaagaaag ATGCCCAAGTTGTTCCGATTGGTGGTCGAGTGCGCTTGGTGAATCTGCCGAAAAAGAAGAACATTCATAGGGATTTGAAATCTGCATTTGAAGGGATTCCAGGCATAGTGAATATCGTCCCGGCAGTTATTGGAAACAAGAAGACACGGGACCCTATTTGCAAGGGTTTTGCTTTTGTTGATTTCAAGTGTGAAGTAGATGCAGTTAG GTTTATAGAGCTATATTCTGGACAAAGTATTGCTTTTGGCAAGATTCAGAAGCCAATAAAATGTGAATTTGTAAATGCACATTCTTCCTCTCCTGTTTCTCTGAAATCAAGTGCAAATCTTAACACTACTCCACTTCTCATGGTCTCTGGTGTTGAAGAGGACTCAAATGAGGTTTCGAACGTGAAGGATTCTGCCCTTAGTTCTTGGGATGGGACCACTTCGGATGATTCAGATGAAGCAGACAATCAAATAtacagagaaggagaagaagagagttcTGGAGAGGAACCTGATTCTGCCACTGTGTTCAAAGGAGATTATGATGAGAGTGAAGAGGATGAAGAAGAGGGTTCTGTAGGGGATCAGGTTGCTGCCACAGCTTTCATGACAGATTATGATGATagcgtagaagaagaagaagaagaagaagaagaagaagaagaagaagagggttATGTAGAGGATCTGCATGCTGCCACGGCTTTCATGGCAGATTCTGATGATagtgtagaagaagaagatgaagagggttCTATAGAGGATCAGGATGCCGCCACTGCTTTcattgatgacgatgatgatgatagtGTGGAAATGCAGATCAATTCCGAAATTGGCTCACTTTTCTTAGAGCAGATAGACAGAAACCCTACAGCTGAACCAAATTCATCTGCTGATGTTGGACAAGAGAGCGCGCAGAAGAAGAAGCGAGCTAAGAAACGGAAAGGCAAGAAGGTTCCGAAGTTAGATGTTCCTGGATCCGCAAAGAG GTTAAAGATCAAGGAAAAGGCTGTACTAAGTGATGTTTTCGCCAAGTATGGATCAAAAGCTGCCGTAGCTGCTTCCAAGGAAAGTTAG
- the LOC112799633 gene encoding uncharacterized protein gives MNTIFNRFRNLDAYPKVHKEFYNRTITGGVITVVSTIVIVFLFISELSLYLHTYTETKLLVDTSRGETLDINFDVTFPYVRCSLLSLDAMDITGEQHRNIRHNILKKRIDAHGNVVAMMQDGIGAPKIQMPLQIHGGRLGYDEEYCGSCYGADGNCCNSCEEVQEAYNKKEWALPENLDLFDQCQREGYVQRIKDEEGEGCNIHGSLQINKVAGDFHFAIGKSILNHSTSSFLVDLLALRDNNHFNISHQINKFSFGAQYPGLVNPLDDDDAKWVQGPVHGHGIYQYFIKVVPTIYEYVTGHVIYSNQYSVTEHFTNTTEQGSVPGVFFSYDISPIKVIFKESHTPLLHFLTNICAIIGGVFTVAGILDSSIYYGQRKIMKKVELGKYR, from the exons ATGAACACGATCTTCAACAGGTTCCGTAATTTAGACGCGTACCCAAAAGTCCACAAAGAATTTTATAACCGCACAATCACCGGCGGTGTCATCACTGTTGTATCGACCATCgtcattgtttttcttttcatttccgaACTAAGTTTATACCTTCATactt ACACAGAGACTAAGCTTTTGGTGGATACTTCTAGAGGAGAAACCCTAGACATCAATTTTGACGTCACTTTTCCTTATGTTAGATGTTCGTTGCTCAGTTTAGACGCAATGGATATTACTGGCGAGCAGCATCGTAATATAAGACATAATATCCTGAAAAAAAGAATTGATGCTCATGGTAACGTGGTAGCAATGATGCAAGACGGAATTGGCGCCCCGAAAATCCAGATGCCTTTACAAATACATGGTGGCAGATTAGGGTACGACGAAGAGTATTGCGGTTCTTGTTATGGTGCTGATGGCAATTGTTGTAATTCTTGTGAAGAAGTTCAAGAAGCGTATAACAAAAAGGAATGGGCGTTGCCGGAGAACTTGGACTTGTTTGATCAGTGTCAAAGAGAAGGGTATGTTCAGAGGATAAAGGATGAAGAAGGTGAAGGATGCAATATTCATGGATCTCTTCAAATTAATAAGGTTGCTGGagattttcattttgcaattgggAAAAGTATTCTTAACCATTCAACTTCTTCGTTTCTTGTTGATTTGCTTGCTTTACGAGATAATAATCATTTTAACATAAGTCATCAAATCAACAAATTCAGTTTTGGAGCCCAATATCCTGGATTAGTAAACcctcttgatgatgatgatgcaaaaTGGGTGCAAGGACCTGTTCATGGACATGGAATATACCAATATTTCATCAAGGTGGTTCCGACAATATACGAATATGTTACAGGTCATGTTATCTATTCAAATCAGTATTCTGTGACAGAACATTTCACGAATACAACAGAGCAAGGTTCAGTTCCTGGAGTATTCTTTTCTTATGACATATCTCCAATTAAGGTTATTTTCAAAGAGAGCCATACTCCTCTTTTGCATTTCTTGACCAACATTTGTGCAATTATTGGAGGGGTGTTCACTGTTGCTGGAATATTAGATTCATCCATATATTATGGTCAGAGAAAAATCATGAAGAAGGTGGAGCTTGGCAAATATAGATAA